One genomic region from Halobacteriovorax vibrionivorans encodes:
- a CDS encoding NAD(+)/NADH kinase, which translates to MATINKVAIILKPKVITEFNTVLPNLTNWLKRRKVDIFFEDSQKSRIEKIFKGSTTKNFNYIHRDEISKKCKLIITMGGDGTLIGIARGKNIKKVNIFGINMGNLGFIAEFSKQDFYDGLELALKGKLKTRKVQMYQAQIQRKGKKPFTFNFLNDAVITKSGISRMFNLELESNGQSIYNLAGDGLIVSTPIGSTAYSLAANGPILHPSVKGVVLTPICPHALTHRPMVLPDSEVISIIIPRGHDDIYLTIDGQEEFRLEAKDEVVIKKSRTHYVNFYANEERNYFRTLKEKFKYGHR; encoded by the coding sequence ATGGCCACAATAAATAAAGTAGCTATCATTCTAAAACCAAAAGTAATTACTGAGTTTAATACAGTACTACCTAACCTTACCAATTGGCTTAAGAGAAGAAAGGTTGATATTTTCTTTGAAGACTCTCAAAAGAGCAGAATAGAGAAGATATTCAAAGGCTCAACAACTAAGAATTTTAATTATATTCATCGAGATGAAATATCTAAAAAATGTAAACTAATTATAACAATGGGTGGCGATGGCACACTTATTGGAATAGCCAGAGGTAAAAACATTAAGAAAGTTAATATCTTTGGAATCAATATGGGCAACCTTGGTTTTATTGCAGAGTTTTCCAAACAAGACTTTTACGATGGACTAGAGCTTGCGCTAAAGGGCAAACTTAAGACAAGAAAAGTTCAAATGTATCAAGCTCAGATACAACGAAAGGGTAAGAAACCGTTTACGTTCAACTTTCTTAACGATGCTGTTATAACTAAATCGGGTATTTCTAGAATGTTTAATTTAGAACTAGAGTCCAATGGTCAAAGTATATACAATCTTGCAGGTGACGGACTAATCGTGAGCACACCAATTGGATCAACGGCCTATTCACTAGCGGCCAACGGGCCAATTCTTCACCCTAGTGTAAAAGGAGTTGTCCTTACCCCTATTTGTCCACACGCCTTAACACATCGGCCAATGGTCTTACCTGACAGTGAAGTAATCAGTATCATAATTCCAAGAGGACATGACGATATCTACTTAACAATTGATGGGCAGGAAGAATTTCGCTTAGAGGCCAAAGATGAAGTTGTCATTAAAAAATCAAGAACACATTATGTAAACTTCTATGCTAATGAAGAAAGAAATTATTTTAGGACATTAAAAGAAAAGTTTAAGT
- a CDS encoding response regulator, producing the protein MKILVIEDELLIQKTISTLLKRKSAEVESTASGKEAIELIKNNSYDKIICDLMLQDITGFDIIEESKTKYNEDEIANLFYIITAYSSDQIVQKASLYGCKVIQKPFNDINQFINEVLS; encoded by the coding sequence TTGAAAATATTAGTCATTGAAGACGAACTACTAATACAAAAAACCATCTCAACTTTATTAAAGCGTAAAAGTGCAGAGGTTGAATCGACCGCTAGCGGCAAAGAAGCAATTGAATTAATTAAAAATAATTCATACGACAAAATCATTTGTGATTTAATGCTTCAAGATATCACTGGATTTGATATAATAGAAGAATCGAAAACAAAGTATAACGAAGATGAGATTGCCAATTTATTTTATATTATTACGGCATATAGTTCTGATCAGATTGTACAAAAAGCTTCATTATATGGTTGTAAGGTCATACAAAAACCTTTTAACGATATCAATCAATTTATAAATGAAGTTCTAAGCTGA
- a CDS encoding sensor histidine kinase has product MERKSNTSNSTIENQHLNIYLEKSILEYLNQDGLSNLLAKKNSQLLLSAKNNKVVAKINDQKFTLQNVHDLLIKLINTSSILENDFSKEYEFKKKDNLRTLVKSFTNTPELPGFSSSQVLIHEKGTTNIYSLSYKNSEYYESFEDPAFFNTLFTKVRKSKNKSFDQKELLNKHIKLDGHFLAKELSFRDFNTIFLLSRDDLFPLSDDDRLKFNNYIIKQIPKIFKIITSVSKKKVELEKANVINNFPIKTVIFNDEGNSITEEDLEAAQHDTSSLHHERILLMGELLNTLRHELSNPLFGIDLSHTLLMDQTNDFDVKDTLSHISNSVKRSQAIIQEFSNLYKDDEKLALISLKSLINETITLTKSESRAHRVVFDMENDIEIKSNGTLLSQVIFNLLINSSQALTNENVDNGKIEIKVIENNNDIHIDIMDNGNGIPENIKNKIFTPFFTTKETGTGLGLAICKNLLKKINGDINLMDVDFGAKFRLTLPKVSF; this is encoded by the coding sequence GTGGAAAGAAAAAGCAATACCTCTAATTCAACAATCGAAAATCAACATCTAAATATTTATTTAGAAAAGTCCATCTTGGAGTATTTAAATCAAGATGGACTTTCTAATTTACTTGCGAAAAAGAACTCTCAACTTCTCCTATCTGCTAAGAACAATAAAGTTGTAGCAAAGATAAATGATCAAAAATTCACCTTACAAAACGTACATGATTTATTAATTAAACTTATTAACACAAGCTCTATTCTTGAAAATGACTTCTCAAAAGAGTACGAATTTAAGAAGAAAGACAATCTTCGCACCCTAGTTAAATCATTTACCAATACACCAGAGCTTCCAGGCTTTTCTTCTTCACAGGTACTAATTCACGAAAAGGGAACTACAAATATCTACTCTCTTTCATATAAAAATAGCGAGTATTATGAAAGCTTTGAAGACCCAGCGTTTTTCAACACTCTTTTTACCAAGGTTAGAAAAAGTAAAAATAAGTCTTTTGATCAAAAAGAGCTGCTTAATAAACATATTAAGCTTGATGGGCACTTTCTTGCTAAAGAGCTCTCATTTAGAGATTTTAATACAATATTTTTACTCTCAAGAGATGACCTTTTTCCTTTATCAGACGATGACCGCCTTAAGTTTAACAATTACATAATTAAGCAAATACCAAAAATCTTTAAAATCATAACTAGTGTTAGCAAGAAGAAAGTAGAACTTGAAAAAGCAAATGTAATAAATAATTTCCCCATAAAAACAGTGATCTTTAATGATGAAGGTAATTCAATCACAGAAGAGGACTTGGAAGCTGCACAACACGATACGAGCTCTCTTCACCATGAAAGAATTCTTCTCATGGGTGAATTATTAAATACTCTCAGACACGAATTGAGTAATCCTCTGTTTGGAATTGATCTTTCACACACTCTCTTAATGGATCAAACTAATGACTTTGATGTTAAAGATACGCTGTCGCACATATCTAATAGTGTGAAAAGATCACAAGCAATTATACAAGAATTTTCAAATCTCTATAAAGACGATGAGAAACTAGCTCTGATTTCTTTAAAAAGTTTAATTAACGAAACTATTACATTAACGAAATCTGAATCAAGAGCACATCGAGTTGTCTTTGATATGGAAAATGACATTGAAATAAAAAGCAATGGTACTCTATTGAGTCAGGTTATATTTAATCTACTTATTAACAGTTCTCAAGCACTCACAAATGAAAATGTTGATAATGGTAAAATAGAAATTAAAGTCATTGAAAATAATAATGATATACATATCGACATTATGGATAATGGTAACGGAATTCCTGAGAATATAAAAAATAAGATTTTCACCCCTTTCTTTACAACTAAAGAAACAGGCACAGGCTTAGGACTGGCCATATGTAAAAATCTTTTAAAGAAGATTAATGGAGATATTAATCTAATGGATGTAGACTTTGGTGCGAAATTTAGATTAACACTTCCAAAGGTATCGTTTTGA